One Nicotiana sylvestris chromosome 12, ASM39365v2, whole genome shotgun sequence genomic window carries:
- the LOC104220723 gene encoding uncharacterized protein → MARKIMILALVFFGMVCMASAIDGPATLKDAANAPIAVENNDVIGIVDGTAENGVLVAAPIGGPVPANAFPNISFPSPPNSGATIGTLDFFSIATTVVSVAIAGSFFF, encoded by the exons ATGGCACGTAAAATCATGATTCTTGCCCTCGTTTTCTTCGGCATGGTATGCATGGCCTCAGCCATTGATGGCCCGGCAACTTTGAAAGACGCCGCAAACGCTCCGATTGCAGTTGAAAATAATGATGTCATTG GTATCGTTGATGGAACCGCGGAAAATGGAGTTTTAGTTGCTGCACCAATTGGCGGACCAGTTCCTGCAAATGCTTTCCCTAACATAAGTTTTCCATCACCACCAAATAGTGGTGCCACAATTGGCACCCTTGACTTTTTCTCCATTGCCACCACTGTTGTCTCTGTTGCCATTGCTGGCTCATTCTTTTTTTGA